A part of Aegilops tauschii subsp. strangulata cultivar AL8/78 chromosome 2, Aet v6.0, whole genome shotgun sequence genomic DNA contains:
- the LOC123497198 gene encoding transportin-1, whose amino-acid sequence MATAAGATGAAALWQPQEEGLREICAVLEAHISPNSDQARIWQQLQHYAQFPDFNNYLVFLLARGQGKSFEVRQAAGLLLKNNLRAAFVSMPPSSQQYIKSELLPCIGANNRAIRSTVGTVISVLFQIVGVTGWIELFQALHQCLDSNDLDHMEGAMDAIYKICEDVPEELDVDVPGLSERPINVFMPRMLQFFQSPHASLRKLSLGCINQYIVVMPSALYMAMDQYLQGLFVLVKDPSADVRKLVCSAWVQLIEVRPSILEPHLKNVTELILQANKDSDDEVALEACEFWSAYCDVSMPPEGLREFLPRLIPTLVSNMVYTDDDESLADAEEDESFPDRDQDLKPRFHASRLHGSENGEEDDDDDAVNAWNLRKCSAAGLDVLSNVFGDDILPTLMPLIQQNLARTDDESWKEREAAVLSIGAIAEGCITGLYPHLPQMVAFLIPLLDDKFPLIRSITCWTLSRYSKFIVQSLGHPNGREQFDKILMGLLRRILDTNKRVQEAACSAFATLEEEAAEELVPRLEVILQHLMCAYGKYQRRNLRILYDALGTLADAVGAELNQAKYLDIFMPPLIAKWQQLPNSDKDLFPLLECFTSIAQALGPGFSQFAEPVFVRCISLIQTQQLAKVDPAAAGALYDKEFIVCALDLLSGLTEGLGGGIESLVAQSNLRDLLLQCCVDEAPDVRQSALALLGDISRVSPIHLQPRLQEFLTAAAKQLTPQSVKDAVSVANNACWAIGELAIKIGKEISPVVISVVSCLVPILTTPESLNKSLIENSAITLGRLSWVCPDIVAPHMEHFMQAWCNALCMIRDDFEKEDAFHGLCAMVAANPTGAVSSLANVCQACASWNEIKSEGLHNEVSQILNGYKQMLGAAGWEQCMSTLEPAVVQRLARYGV is encoded by the exons ATGGCGACCGCGGCGGGGGCgaccggggcggcggcgctgtgGCAGCCGCAGGAGGAGGGGCTGCGCGAGATCTGCGCGGTGCTGGAGGCGCACATCTCCCCCAACTCGGACCAGGCCCGCATCTGGCAGCAGCTCCAGCACTACGCCCAGTTCCCCGACTTCAACAACtacctcgtcttcctcctcgcccGCGGCCAG GGAAAATCTTTTGAAGTACGTCAAGCTGCCGGTCTTCTATTGAAAAACAATCTGCGGGCGGCTTTTGTTTCCATGCCTCCGTCATCTCAGCAATACATCAAATCAGAGTTGTTGCCATGTATAGGGGCAAATAACAGGGCAATTAGGTCCACAGTTGGAACAGTTATCAGTGTACTTTTTCAAATTGTTGGAGTTACTGGATGGATCGAGTTGTTTCAGGCCCTACATCAATGTTTGGACAGTAATGATCTGGATCATATGGAAGGTGCTATGGATGCTATCTACAAG ATATGTGAAGATGTTCCTGAAGAGCTTGATGTCGATGTTCCTGGCTTGTCTGAACGACCAATTAATGTATTCATGCCACGAATGCTGCAG TTTTTCCAGTCCCCGCATGCAAGTCTTCGGAAACTATCACTGGGCTGTATCAACCAGTATATCGTGGTGATGCCATCG GCGTTGTACATGGCCATGGATCAGTACCTGCAGGGCTTATTCGTCCTTGTGAAGGATCCTTCAGCGGATGTCCGGAAGCTG GTTTGCTCGGCCTGGGTTCAGCTCATTGAAGTGCGACCATCAATTTTGGAG ccacatttgaaaaatgttactGAATTGATCCTGCAAGCTAACAAAGATTCGGATGATGAAGTTGCTCTGGAGGCTTGTGAATTCTG GTCAGCATATTGTGATGTTAGCATGCCCCCTGAAGGACTGCGGGAGTTCTTGCCACGCTTAATACCA ACTTTGGTGTCAAATATGGTCTACACTGACGATGATGAATCACTCGCTGATGCTGAG GAAGACGAATCCTTTCCGGACAGGGACCAG GATTTGAAGCCCCGTTTCCATGCCTCTCGGTTGCATGGATCTGAAAATGGAGAAGAGGAT GATGATGATGATGCTGTAAATGCTTGGAACTTGCGGAAATGTAGCGCTGCTGGGTTGGATGTCCTTTCTAATGTTTTTGGGGATGACATTCTTCCGACTTTAATGCCTTTGATTCAG CAAAATTTGGCTCGGACAGATGATGAGTCCTGGAAGGAGCGGGAAGCTGCTGTTTTATCGATTGGTGCTATAGCAGAGGGATGCATCACTGGGTTATATCCCCACCTTCCACAG ATGGTTGCCTTCCTAATCCCACTTCTCGATGATAAGTTTCCTCTTATTCGGAGTATTACTTGCTGGACCCTCTCCCGATACAGCAAGTTCATTGTTCAG AGCCTTGGCCATCCAAATGGTCGCGAACAATTTGATAAGATTCTCATGGGTTTGCTTAGAAGGATATTGGATACTAACAAAAGAGTGCAGGAGGCTGCCTGTTCTGCATTTGCAACGCTTGAAGAG GAGGCTGCAGAAGAACTAGTACCGCGACTGGAAGTCATTTTGCAGCACCTTATGTGTGCATATGGAAAATACCAG AGGCGGAACCTTAGGATACTCTATGACGCTCTTGGTACCCTTGCTGATGCTGTTGGAGCAGAGCTAAACCAG GCAAAATATCTTGATATATTTATGCCACCATTAATCGCGAAGTGGCAGCAACTTCCCAACTCTGACAAGGATCTATTTCCGCTACTTGAATGCTTTACATCTATTGCACAG GCACTGGGACCAGGATTTTCTCAGTTTGCTGAGCCAGTGTTTGTGAGGTGCATCAGTCTTATCCAAACTCAGCAGTTGGCAAAG GTTGATCCTGCTGCAGCAGGTGCGTTGTATGATAAGGAATTCATTGTCTGTGCATTGGACCTGTTGTCTGGACTTACAGAAGGACTTGGTGGCGGTATTGAAAGTCTG GTTGCACAAAGCAACTTGAGAGATCTACTTCTGCAATGCTGCGTGGATGAGGCACCTGATGTTCGACAAAGTGCTCTGGCCCTTCTTGGCGACATTTCTAGG GTCAGCCCTATACATCTTCAGCCACGCCTCCAAGAATTCCTTACTGCTGCAGCAAAGCAATTG ACTCCACAATCTGTGAAGGATGCTGTGTCAGTTGCCAACAATGCTTGTTGGGCCATTGGAGAATTAGCAATCAAG ATTGGCAAGGAAATTTCACCTGTGGTGATCAGTGTTGTTTCATGCTTGGTTCCTATTCTAACAACCCCAGAG AGCTTGAATAAGTCACTCATTGAAAATAGTGCGATCACTCTCGGGAGGCTTTCATGGGTCTGTCCAGACATTGTGGCCCCTCATATGGAGCATTTCATGCAAGCCTGGTGCAATGCCTTGTGCAT GATAAGAGATGATTTCGAGAAAGAGGATGCGTTCCATGGTCTTTGCGCAATG GTGGCAGCAAACCCCACAGGGGCTGTGAGCTCACTAGCCAACGTATGCCAGGCCTGTGCAAGTTGGAAT GAGATAAAAAGCGAAGGTTTGCACAATGAAGTGTCCCAGATTTTGAATGGCTACAAGCAG ATGCTCGGAGCTGCCGGCTGGGAACAGTGCATGTCCACCCTGGAACCAGCAGTGGTGCAGAGATTAGCGAGATACGGGGTCTGA